The Papaver somniferum cultivar HN1 unplaced genomic scaffold, ASM357369v1 unplaced-scaffold_107, whole genome shotgun sequence genome includes a region encoding these proteins:
- the LOC113327928 gene encoding putative F-box/FBD/LRR-repeat protein At1g78760 — protein MVKSRKLSASFGDEEKIVDRISMLPDELIHDIMSFIDTKYAVQTCVLSKRWIHVWKSLPFLNFDIHGYRSIFKVKQSERVEDFINNAIILRDNYNIQWFRLRWFYYTINKGVRKSLSRWIDVSVEHNVQEVTLELRQRSSCTYEIPPRLLNCTSLKRLELIVNKCVHINLPESMSLPQLLFMHLEGLSVYGEESTKRLLSGCPLLETLNIVDCDIIIDDKRSLSLESPNLKQFAHTNHEQHNIYRGHHLKHKIIKLSAPNLISFTCKSFLTQDYDLQNCSGQISDANLNILYNNEFEKKQLSDHEKEVYVIRIMQLFVAVRKVKRLELSSGFLEVLWRAADSINCQFPWLCNLQSLRVESRFTRGSLRSIAYLLTISPNVKSIKLEPNKSYSPDVGDDWEVGFSLPGMLSHLNIVRIENVDGCDAEFKILSFLLKNAKVLKEVALYPACSSVKSPSRLRKQFKNKLRALPRASSDIKMRWGETESTFRI, from the exons ATGGTAAAATCTAGAAAGTTATCAGCTTCTTTTGGTGATGAAGAAAAAATAGTAGATAGAATTAGTATGTTACCAGATGAACTGATTCATGACATCATGTCATTCATTGATACAAAGTATGCTGTCCAAACTTGTGTTTTATCGAAAAGATGGATTCATGTTTGGAAGTCCCTACCTTTTCTGAACTTCGATATACATGGTTACAGAAGTATATTTAAAGTTAAACAATCAGAGAGGGTGGAAGATTTTATAAATAACGCAATCATACTCCGCGACAACTATAACATTCAATGGTTTAGGTTGAGATGGTTTTACTATACTATTAATAAAGGTGTAAGAAAAAGTCTTTCTAGATGGATTGATGTTTCCGTTGAGCATAACGTTCAAGAAGTAACTTTAGAACTCCGTCAACGATCTAGTTGTACATATGAGATTCCTCCAAGACTACTTAATTGTACATCATTGAAAAGATTGGAACTGATAGTAAATAAATGTGTGCATATTAATCTTCCTGAATCAATGAGCTTACCACAGCTTCTGTTTATGCATCTGGAAGGACTTTCTGTGTACGGCGAAGAATCTACTAAGAGGCTCTTGTCAGGCTGCCCGCTTCTTGAAACGTTGAATATAGTTGATTGTGACATAATAATTGATGATAAACGGAGTCTCAGTCTCGAGTCGCCTAACCTTAAGCAGTTTGCACACACTAATCATGAGCAGCATAATATTTATAGGGGACATCATCTTAAGCATAAAATTATAAAGTTATCTGCTCCAAATCTCATCAGCTTTACCTGTAAATCTTTCTTGACACAAGACTATGATCTTCAAAACTGTTCTGGTCAGATATCCGATGCGAACCTTAACATATTATATAACAATGAGTTTGAAAAGAAACAACTGTCCGATCATGAAAAAGAAGTGTATGTTATACGTATAATGCAACTTTTCGTAGCAGTTCGTAAGGTGAAACGACTCGAATTATCATCTGGATTCCTCGag GTTCTCTGGAGAGCTGCGGATTCGATAAACTGTCAATTCCCTTGGTTATGTAATCTTCAATCTTTGAGGGTTGAatcaaggtttacaagaggtagcTTGCGCTCGATAGCATACTTACTCACGATCTCTCCGAATGTTAAGAGTATTAAACTTGAACCAAACAAG TCGTATTCACCAGACGTTGGAGATGATTGGGAAGTAGGATTCTCATTGCCAGGCATGTTGTCTCATCTTAACATTGTTCGTATTGAAAATGTGGATGGCTGTGATGCTGAATTCAAAATTCTCAGTTTTTTATTGAAAAATGCGAAGGTTTTGAAGGAAGTTGCTTTGTACCCTGCTTGTTCTTCTGTTAAATCTCCTAgtagattgagaaaacaatttaAAAATAAGCTAAGAGCACTGCCAAGAGCTTCTTCGGACATCAAAATGAGGTGGGGAGAAACAGAAAGTACCTTCCGTATATAG